The Gloeocapsa sp. DLM2.Bin57 genome includes a window with the following:
- a CDS encoding Nif11-like leader peptide family natural product precursor: MRREIKMSLEQATAFIDKLISDGTFRAKVEQYKGNHESVMAEAKAAGYEFTTDEISEAYRNHEQMPNLSDEQLDAIAGGSPAAKTGEAAGAIFGPAAASLGAACI; encoded by the coding sequence ATCAGGAGAGAAATTAAGATGTCTTTAGAACAAGCTACAGCTTTTATCGATAAGTTGATTAGCGATGGAACTTTCCGCGCTAAAGTAGAGCAATACAAGGGGAATCATGAGTCAGTAATGGCAGAAGCGAAAGCGGCAGGCTATGAGTTTACCACAGATGAGATATCAGAGGCTTATAGAAACCATGAACAAATGCCCAATTTATCTGACGAACAGCTAGATGCGATCGCCGGTGGCAGTCCAGCGGCAAAAACCGGTGAGGCCGCGGGTGCTATTTTTGGTCCTGCGGCAGCTAGTTTGGGTGCAGCTTGCATCTAA